In Amaranthus tricolor cultivar Red isolate AtriRed21 chromosome 3, ASM2621246v1, whole genome shotgun sequence, a single window of DNA contains:
- the LOC130808543 gene encoding probable galacturonosyltransferase-like 9 → MALHHLWNAIVLLLFFSPFCLGIRSLARYASTTKTTATSSSGVGLEFHHLLRYSEAPDYRNGMDCSSTLSPSSVCDPSLVHVAMTLDFEYLRGSISAVHSVLKHSSCPENVFFHFIAAEFDSLSPRVLSQLVRSTFPSLNFKVYIFREDTVINLISSSIRSALENPLNYARNYLGDILDPCVNRVIYLDSDLILVDDIHKLWNTTLSSTHIIGAPEYCHANFTTYFTNTFWSNHGLKSLAFGSTSRKPCYFNTGVMVMDLKKWREGNYGKKIESWMEIQKKKRIYELGSLPPFLLVFGGKIEPIDHRWNQHGLGGDNVRGSCRSLHPGPVSLLHWSGKGKPWVRLDGNKPCPLDHLWEPYDLFKGIEVDDDHQNQQFVSSFASNSLIGWL, encoded by the coding sequence ATGGCGCTCCATCACTTATGGAACGCCATCGTTTTACTTCTTTTCTTCTCTCCTTTCTGTCTTGGTATCAGATCTCTTGCAAGATATGCTTCTACTACTAAAACTACTGCAACTTCTTCTTCAGGGGTTGGATTGGAATTTCATCATCTGCTACGCTACTCTGAAGCGCCGGACTACCGTAACGGCATGGACTGCTCATCTACTCTTTCACCATCTTCTGTTTGTGACCCTTCGTTAGTTCACGTGGCTATGACCCTTGATTTTGAGTACTTGCGTGGTTCAATCTCAGCGGTTCATTCTGTTCTCAAGCATTCTTCTTGTCCTGAAAATGTCTTCTTTCATTTCATTGCTGCTGAGTTTGACTCGCTCTCACCTAGAGTTCTGAGTCAACTCGTCCGATCCACTTTCCCTTCTTTAAACTTTAAGGTTTACATTTTTCGAGAAGACACGGTTATTAACTTAATCTCTTCTTCTATCCGTAGCGCGTTAGAAAACCCATTAAACTACGCCCGAAATTATTTGGGTGATATACTTGACCCGTGTGTAAACCGAGTCATTTACCTTGATTCGGATCTTATTCTAGTTGATGATATCCACAAATTATGGAATACAACTCTTTCATCAACTCACATTATCGGAGCTCCGGAGTATTGCCATGCTAATTTCACAACATACTTCACCAACACATTTTGGTCAAATCATGGACTCAAATCTTTGGCTTTCGGGTCAACGAGCCGAAAACCATGTTATTTCAATACGGGTGTAATGGTTATGGATTTGAAGAAATGGAGGGAAGGAAATTACGGGAAGAAGATTGAATCATGGATGGAAATACAGAAGAAAAAGAGGATATATGAGTTGggttcattaccaccatttttGTTAGTGTTTGGTGGAAAAATAGAACCAATTGATCATAGATGGAATCAACATGGATTAGGAGGAGATAATGTAAGAGGTTCATGTAGATCTTTACATCCAGGACCTGTAAGTTTGTTGCATTGGAGTGGTAAAGGTAAACCATGGGTTAGACTTGATGGAAATAAACCATGTCCGTTGGATCATTTGTGGGAACCCTATGATTTGTTCAAAGGAATAGAGGTAGATGATGATCATCAAAATCAGCAATTTGTTTCTAGCTTTGCTTCTAATTCATTAATTGGTTGGTTGTAG